CGGCAACTTTCACTTTGCACTGACCGGCAATAATTTCCATTTTTTCCGCAGCATTGGTTTCAAAACGGTAGAGGCCTGGAAACACCACACCAAGGGTCTTTTTTTCGCCATTGACCAACGTCAGACTGTGGCTGACCACTTGACCGTCAAAGTAGAGATTTGCTTTACAAGCCACTGTGGCTGCTGAAAATTCTTGCGGGGATTGGTACGTCATCTCATTCTCCAAACAATCAGATTATTTTTCCATGGGTAAGCGCGCCTGACGCCAGGCGGCCATGTGTCCCTT
This DNA window, taken from Desulfuromonas acetoxidans DSM 684, encodes the following:
- a CDS encoding pyrimidine/purine nucleoside phosphorylase; its protein translation is MTYQSPQEFSAATVACKANLYFDGQVVSHSLTLVNGEKKTLGVVFPGLYRFETNAAEKMEIIAGQCKVKVADQDGWIGFEAGTWFDVPAKSYFEIEVMDGSVEYVCSYIA